gatttttcaaaaaatggcaaattttcgacctttttatttttagataaaactggttactatagcacaattgacatgcgcagaacccattattcggcgctgcgcatgtttattaggctatagtaaccatttatgtcaaaactggttactataacacaattgacatgcgcagaacccattatttgtctctgtgcatgtttattatgcgatggtaaccatttatgtcaaaaaataaaagggtcgaaaatcggtcatttttcaaaaaatggcaaattttcgacctttttatttttagataaaactggttactatagcacaattgacatgcgcagaactcattatttgcctctgcgcatgtttattatgctatagtaaccatttatgtcaaaactggttactatagcacaattgacatgcgcagaacccattattcgtctctgcgcacatttattatgctatagtaaccatttatgtcaaaaaataaaagggtcgaaaattgtccatttttcgaaaatttccctgtactatagtacagggatttttcaaaaaatggcaaattttcgacctttgtatttttcgataaaactggttactatagcacaattgacatgcgcagaacccattatttgcctATGCGTATGTTTATtaggctatagtaaccatttatgtcaaaaaataaaagggtcgaaaatcggcaatttttcgaaaatttccctttactatagtacagggatttttcaaaaaatggcaaattttcgacctttttatttttagataaaactggttactatagcacaattgacatgcgcagaacccattattcgcctctgcgcatgtttattatgctatagtaaccatttatgtcaaaactggttactatagcacaattgacatgcgcagaacccattattcgtctctgcgcacgtttattatgctatagtaaccatttatgtcaaaaaataaaagggtcgaaaattgtccatttttcgaaaatttccctgtactatagtacagggatttttcaaaaaatggcaaattttcgacctttgtatttttcgataaaactggttactatagcacaattgacatgcgcagaacccattatttgcctATGCGTATGTTTATtaggctatagtaaccatttatgtcaaaaaataaaagggtcgaaaatcggcaatttttcgaaaatttccctttactatagtacagggatttttcaaaaaatggcaaattttcgacctttttatttttagataaaactggttactatagcacaattgacatgcgcagaacccattattcgcctctgcgcatgtttattatgctatagtaaccatttatgtcaaaactggttactatagcacaattgacatgcgcagaacccattattcgtctctgcgcacgtttattatgctatagtaaccatttatgtcaaaaaataaaagggtcgaaaatcgaccatttttcgaaaatttccctgtactatagtacagggatttttcaaaaaatggcaaattttcgacctttgtatttttcgataaaactggttactatagcacaattgaaatgcgcagaacccattatttgcctatgcgcatgtttattaggctatagtaaccatttatgtcaaaaaataaaagggtcgaaaatcggcaatttttcgaaaatttccctgtactatagtacagggatttttcaaaaaatggctaattttcgacctttttatttttagataaaactggttactatagcacaattgacatgcgcagaaccaattattcgcctctgcgcatgtttattatgctatagtaaccatttatgtcaaaactggttactatagcacaattgacatgcgcagaacccattattcgtctctgcgcacgttttttatgctatagtaaccatttatgtcaaaaaataaaagggtcgaaaatttaccatttttcgaaaatttccctgtactatagtacagggatttttcaaaaaatggcaaattttcgacctttttatttttagataaaactggttactatagcacaattgacatgcgcagaacccattattcgcctctgcgcatgtttattatgctatagtaaccatttatgtcaaaactggttactatagcacaattgacatgcgcagaacccattattcgtctctgcgcacatttattatgctatagtaaccatttatgtcaaaaaataaaagggtcgaaaattgacaatttttcgaaaatttccctgtacttatagtacagggatttttcaaaaaaatggcaaattttcgacttttttatttttcgacaaaactggttactatagcacaattgacatgcgcagaacccattatttgcctatgcgcatgtttattaggctatagtaaccatttatgtcaaaaaataaaagggtcgaaaatcggcaatttttcgaaaatttccctgtactatagtacagggatttttcgaaaaatggaaaattttcgacctttttatttttagataaaactggttactatagcacaattgacatgcgcagaacccattattcgcctctgcgcatgtttattatgatatggtaaccatttatgtcaaaactggttactatagcacaattgacatgcgcagaacccattattcgtctcggCGCacatttattatgctatagtaaccatttatgtcaaaaaataaaagggtcgaaaattgaccattttttgaaaatttccctgtactatagtacagagatttttcaaaaaatggcaaatttttgacctttgtatttttcgataaaactggttactatagcacaattgaaatgcgcagaacccattatttgcctatgcgcatgtttattaggctatagtaaccatttatgtcaaaaaataaaagggtcgaaaatcggcaatttttcgaagatttccctgtactatagtacagggatttttcaaaaaatggcaaattttcgacctttttatttttagataaaactggttactatagcacaattgacatgcgcagaaccaattattcgcctctgcccatgtttattatgctatagtaaccatttatgtcaaaactggttactatagcacaattgacatgcgcagaacccattattcgtctctgcgcacgtttattatgctatagtaaccatttatgtcaaaagtggttattatataacacctatataaattcctgtcatttgattggacgaatgtgggtcacatggcgtgcaatagtacgcactattcaacgatcgttaaatagtactttttgaaacatttttgtgtacgaaaaaaaaaaacgtctcgcggatgaaaaaaaatctagtacacaaattatcctatgatatggctatgtactgtgaaatacaacagcgccacctgtcgtctggtttcatttgtaaacaccaccgcgagatatgcaacagcagcagatatttgtgtacgatttggacattatgtactaatttcattcaaaaaggcatttaaattagctttagatcgtttttaggattttgattaattaatggggacatccctacaagacgtggaattgttggaaaaaccataattagcttagataagttccaattgtctgtcgaagttttgcctttcagccaagctagtactaggctactaggtctagcctaggccatgctagtattaggctaggcctagcctaggcgttttagccttgctaggcctaggattgtttggtcgtttgttgacataattaacacaaaagtaggtgtgtttacgaaatccatataaatataacattaaatataacattattaaaaaccaaatgttactgtttttaatcaaatgtgtgtgaatgaaatgtagtattagctttggctagggctaccttttatttgattcaaataactagaatttatttagatgttatataaaacaaataatgaatgttttgtattcgtgtaatggtacaaataatggcacttggtgaatgatgaaaggttatatcaactcggctttgcctcgttgatataacctttcatcattcacctcgtgccattatttgtaccattgcactcataaacattcattatttgtatactatagcacaattgacatgcgcagaacccattattcgcctctgcgcatgtttatggtaaccatttatgtcaaaactggttactatagcacaattgacatgcgcagaacccattattcgtctctgtgcacgtttattatgctatagtaaccatttatgtcaaaaaataaaagggtcgaaaatcggccatttttcgaaaatttttaTGTACTATactacagggatttttcaaagaatggcaaattttcgaccattgtatttttcgataaaactggttactatagcacaattgacatgcgcagaacccattattcgtctctgcgcatgtttattatgctatagtaaccatttatgtcaaaaaataaaagggtcgaaaatcggcaatttttcgaaaatttccctgtactatagtacagggatttttaaaaaaatggcaaattttcgacctttttatttttagataaaactggttactatagcacaattgacatgcgcagaacccattattcgcctctgcgcatgtttattatgctatagtaaccatttatgtcaaaactggttactatagcacaattgacatgcgcagaacccattattcgtctctgcgcacatttattatgctatagtaaccatttatgtcaaaaaataaaagggtcgaaaattgacaatttttcgaaaatttcctttactatagtacagggatttttcaaaaaatggcaaattttcgacttttttatttttcgataaaactggttactatagcacaattgacatgcgtagaaTCCATTATTctcctctgcgcatgtttattatgctatagtaaccatttatgtcaaaaaataaaagggtcgaaaatcggccatttttcgaaaatttccctgtactatagtacagggattttttttttaaatggccaattttcgaccttttttttCCATCCTCAATACATTCTATAGGATGCTAGATAGGCAATAAATATTGATACATTATTTCACAGTAATTGAATTTTCAACAGTTCGGGCTGTCTATATTTGActgtaatacaatacaatttaatattcaaaattaCTATTAAAAATATTGGTCCTGCATAAACTTAAACAAAACAGAATCTACTTTTTGCATGGGCTAGCTAGCATTGGAAGTGTAAATAAACACCATCTTATTCACCTGATTTTGTGTGATGATGTGTGACCAGCATTCTAACACTATTCTGCGGCGGCCATGATGGTATTATGTGTCAAATACTATTGCGTTTTATCCACCAGCATTCTAACACTATCCTGCGACGGCCATGATGGTATTATGTGTCAAATACTATTGCGTTTCATCCACCAGCATTCTAACACTATCCTGCGCCGGCCATGATGGAACTTCATTTACAGTTTGGTCAGTGTTCTGAGATGATGAAGTGTTTGATTGGACCGTCACTATTGTTTGGCTTGCTGATTGGTGGACAGACTGTCGAATGTTCCTTTCCATTATAAGCTGTTCTGTTAGCTCTACGCTCTCATAGCGAACTGTTTGTAAGCGATATAATCCATCGTCATATAATTTGTATCTATAGAAACATAATCAGATATTACAAGACCGTTTTATTCGACAACTTTACATTCTACAAATCACTATTTGAGTAGACAAGCTTCATAACtttgtaaaaacaaatatttattatttcacaaCTGATTAAAAttatggtaaaaaaatatatattattataatacaatcaTATTAGTAAAATATACTTTAGtaattattttctgtttatttttttgtcttCCAAAATGGCGTCCAAGTTATTTTTGGGCTGAGGAAGTGTTTGCACAGTGCCACCGAGCCATATCTACACTCTTTGAGGTTtatagacacaactttgcactgattactagctgcattattatgggagtatgtttccatacgtgtttgatccaaaaaatgaccatGGTAATAATGTGCAGCTAGTTGAGCGCTTGCTTATATGCGATATATAAGAatcaactattattatattatatataattattatatctgCAGCTGTTAAAATCATGACTGACCTACCTAAATCTACTATGTCCTGCTGGCCATTTCAGCTTGTGCACTCCTTTTAGATGCTTTGTTAGTCCAAACCCTCTTGTGTAAATCTTATCACATAGATGACAACTATAACATGCTTTGCCGTTTAACTGAAAATAACAAAGAAAGATTTCAGATGAcataacaacaaattaaaagaaaacaaatcgGATTGGAGAAATGTCATAGAAAGCTGGAAAGcaatttacaatatatataactttattcACAATCTCAGATAATACAAAGTACATGCAAAATTAATTGAGGTTGTGGACGGGGTTAAGCTGTAAGCTAATGCTTTAGACGCAAAGCCCCTTAAAacgagagagaaaaaaaaaaaaaaaaatttagattTATTATAGAATTGAGTAAGGGTTTTTAGAATATTGTTAAAGAATTGTCCAGTGAATAAGTCATCTAAGGTTTGCAGTACAAGTTAGGAATGTCTAAACGTTTCGGTTTTTTATGCTACAGCGCCATCTTCTTCTAGGCAGGTAAAGAAGATAGTTGTTACAGACAATCTAAGCTTGACTTTATTTTGGAAACGCCCGGTGTAGAGCGCCGATGCGTACCTTATGGACGCTTGTAATATGACTTTGTAGCGTCGATAGCGTGGTGCTTCGGAATTTGCAAACTTCAAAGCAACACTCATAGATTGGTTGTTGGTTGTGACAGTCCAGATGATACCGTAGGGCTGACATAGTCttaaaactaaaacattaaaataaacaatttgtaaaTGGTTTCAAATTTATATCGCAATTGTAATCCAGCCCCaacagcattgttatttttttcagtgcttattttatttgtatctccattgagatccagccactgatacccacagcattgtcatttttcagtgcttatttcatttgtatctccattgagatccagccactgatacccacagcattgtcatttttcagtgcttattttatttgtatctccattgagatccagccaccgatacccacagcattgtcatttttcagtcctacaatttgaccaatcatattTTCATGTTATGTTCAAGTACAACCACAATTGTCAAACTTACGATAGATCGCAGTATTGGCAAGGAAAAGGTTTTTCATTCGAATGTCTCCATCGTATATGTTTGAGAACTCCAGATGGGGCAGGACACGTCATTTCACAATGAGGACATTTGTAATTGTTaactgtaagaaaaaaaaattaattagagaaaatgttattattttcatttatatcaCCTTGATCCTTGTCATTTGTTTGGAGGATTGAGGGTCACATATAGTCAATAATTCATTAATACTAGCTTGAACTTATGCGACATGAAGAGTGCATTTTGTTTTACTTACTATGTGATCTGATATGGTCTCTAAGAAGCCTCTCGGTGGCATACACCTTGGAACAATGTGAACATTGGTACTGTTGAActgtaaatgaaaaatatgCAGAAACCGTTACCAAGAATCTATGTTACAATAAGTACCTACATTACATTAATTTCCTAcgacattatattaaaaacatgcactacattaatttaaatttataaataaacatacattaaattaccagtcttctcagataaggacatAAAgctggaggtccagtgtacacatctggcttgtgtgcactttaaagaacataGTACCCCGGTGTATTGGTCCATTCAGTCGTTGTGGACAGACGAACGGGCACTGATTGGTGGCAGCTCTCGACAGTAGGCTGCAAGTCGCAGGTtattgccccccccccccatttaCGTTTAATTGACCTACGTTCGATGGCTACTTGACGATGTAAATGATCAAAGAACTTGCTGCGATTTGAGAACAGTGATCCGCACACAACACATGCATACTGCTTGGCTTGTGTATGGCTTCGTATGTGATCTTGTAATTTAAACTTGGTCTTAGTAACAGATAGACAATCTAAAGACAGTTAAAAAAGTTATAGATTAATTCTTTGAAAATCCAAATTGTAAAAGTAAAtctttttaaagatttattaaCAACAAGTTGTATCATGTAAATCTCATAATATGGTTACCCGACAATCTAAGGGAAAGGATTGGGCAGGAGCCAGCGGATATAGGGATTGTTAAAAGGAAATGGACACACACTGAGAAAACTACCATTATCAGGAAGCACGCCCAATAAGCACATTGATGAGACAACTTGGAACAGtgtgaaacaaaacaaaaaagtggAATTGCAACAGCTATAGCCAGTGGAGCAGTAGCCTTCAACTATGTTTGCTCATAAATAGAAGAAGAACTTGATAAGGAAGTCAAGAATGTTAGGAAGAGGTGGAACTTCCCCAATatgggacacctttgggctgtaACTGTAAACATAAAGGAATagatattttgtttacataccTTGCCATTTGCAGTAAtgtgtttctttctttttgtcaTCAATCACTGGTGAACTATCAAGACAATGGTACTCAACATGCACATGAAACGATTCTGGGTTGTCGGTTACAAACTaaacaaaacacaatttatcaataaatttattaataacgtTGTGATCAcacgatcaaaacggtactgggtatgatcaaagaatatatatcacaagaatgagtattccgcgatttttgcatgagaaatttgtaacagagagttccagtgagtgatgcccgccctcataagggcggatgtatacatactaaataagacttgatttaatagacatGATACGTgccacattaaatagaattatgatgatagtttttgcaattgtaaactattttataatacatatttattaacaaactagtgtttattcacttttacaaacaattatttactaacatgctaagttagttcacaaaaaaggcctaacacagcaacaccaaaaatcaacgaatattactcagcacggcctattctttaccattgccgtgtactactctacgcccggtaaattaagtattgtttttatgatataaattagtataaaacacatgagaaaatgttaaatgtcattaacatttatttgttttaccagaaacaagttaaatataggaatattattaaactatccttcgtgaaaacgcgtaaacaccaacacgcccggtcacgctatcgtagcgcccggttgataaagcaaactgtttatacggcagtttttactaaataaattgcataaaacgaacaattaaatatccaaatagtatttaacatgatgttggcatgtagttgataacatttttatcatcgGAAAATactccggtggtccagcctttgattagtgaaaccttcaccaaaagttgtatacatcccagatacatccacacttatggcggcgccctaccacatggacaatattactgttacagggaaaatcgcggattactcattcttgtgatatatattctttggtatgatcaacta
This region of Antedon mediterranea chromosome 8, ecAntMedi1.1, whole genome shotgun sequence genomic DNA includes:
- the LOC140056351 gene encoding histone H4 transcription factor-like gives rise to the protein MPRTLKKGPMQLHCEWCNIEQVFDNVASYIKHIQIHMLEFLPKGITPDNYMNFDIVIEGTVEYHCLWRSCGFVTNGPIPLLRHLYFHAYHTKLKWWGHQEREKMGKALCKLDSHGANLIPDLPQSFKCGWQNCDFVTDNPESFHVHVEYHCLDSSPVIDDKKKETHYCKWQDCLSVTKTKFKLQDHIRSHTQAKQYACVVCGSLFSNRSKFFDHLHRQVAIELQQYQCSHCSKVYATERLLRDHIRSHINNYKCPHCEMTCPAPSGVLKHIRWRHSNEKPFPCQYCDLSFKTMSALRYHLDCHNQQPIYECCFEVCKFRSTTLSTLQSHITSVHKLNGKACYSCHLCDKIYTRGFGLTKHLKGVHKLKWPAGHSRFRYKLYDDGLYRLQTVRYESVELTEQLIMERNIRQSVHQSASQTIVTVQSNTSSSQNTDQTVNEVPSWPAQDSVRMLVDETQ